Proteins encoded by one window of Ramlibacter tataouinensis:
- a CDS encoding HesA/MoeB/ThiF family protein — MTDEELLRYSRHILLEEIGVEGQERLAASHALVIGAGGLGSPVALYLGTAGVGRLTLVDHDHVDLTNLQRQLAHALDRVGQPKAQSARVAVAALNPHVHVEPVVAHADAALLDRLVPQADVVLDCCDNFATRQAINAACARHRKPLVSGAAIRFDGQVAVYDTRDAASPCYACLFPPDSAPEETRCATLGVFAPLVGIIGSIQAAEALKLLCGIGPSLAGQLLMLDARGMEWNRMRTPRRPQCPVCGDRQATVP, encoded by the coding sequence ATGACCGATGAGGAATTGCTGCGCTACTCGCGCCACATCCTGCTGGAGGAAATCGGCGTCGAGGGGCAGGAGCGGCTGGCGGCCAGCCATGCGCTGGTGATCGGCGCCGGCGGGCTCGGCTCGCCGGTGGCGCTGTACCTGGGCACGGCGGGCGTCGGGCGCCTCACGCTGGTGGACCACGACCACGTGGACCTGACCAACCTGCAGCGGCAACTGGCGCACGCCCTGGACCGGGTCGGCCAGCCCAAGGCGCAGTCGGCGCGCGTCGCGGTGGCGGCGCTCAATCCGCACGTGCACGTCGAGCCGGTCGTCGCCCACGCCGACGCGGCCCTGCTCGACCGGCTGGTGCCGCAGGCCGACGTGGTGCTGGACTGCTGCGACAACTTCGCCACCCGCCAGGCCATCAACGCGGCCTGCGCGCGCCACCGCAAGCCGCTGGTGTCGGGCGCGGCGATCCGCTTCGACGGCCAGGTGGCGGTCTACGACACGCGCGATGCCGCGTCGCCCTGCTACGCCTGCCTGTTCCCGCCCGACAGCGCGCCCGAGGAAACGCGCTGTGCGACGCTGGGCGTGTTTGCACCGCTGGTGGGCATCATCGGCTCGATCCAGGCGGCCGAGGCCCTGAAGCTGCTGTGCGGCATCGGCCCCTCTCTGGCCGGCCAGCTGCTGATGCTCGATGCGCGCGGCATGGAGTGGAACCGCATGCGCACGCCGCGCCGGCCGCAGTGCCCGGTGTGCGGCGATCGCCAAGCAACCGTGCCCTAG
- a CDS encoding BON domain-containing protein translates to MKQYARALAIAALAGATLASTGCAVMRGQETAGSYVDDAATTTAVKTRFVEDKTVDAAAIKVETLQGTVQLSGFAKSNAEKAQAEYLARNTKGVRAVRNDIIVRPGG, encoded by the coding sequence ATGAAGCAGTACGCACGAGCCCTGGCCATCGCCGCGCTGGCGGGCGCGACCCTCGCCTCGACCGGCTGCGCCGTGATGCGCGGCCAGGAAACCGCCGGCTCCTACGTCGACGACGCCGCCACCACCACCGCCGTGAAAACGCGGTTCGTGGAAGACAAGACGGTGGATGCCGCCGCCATCAAGGTCGAGACCCTCCAGGGCACGGTGCAGCTCTCCGGCTTCGCCAAGTCCAATGCCGAGAAGGCCCAGGCCGAATACCTGGCGCGCAACACCAAGGGCGTGCGCGCGGTCAGGAACGACATCATCGTGCGGCCCGGCGGCTGA
- a CDS encoding response regulator, which produces MIKVGIVDDHAIVRSGLKQFFSEQVDLRVVGEAASGREAIDLVRTTELDVLVMDLSMPGQSGIDALGMIRAKAPDVGILILSGYPEEHYAMNLIRQGASGYLNKECEPMEIVNAIRTIALGRRYISPAVAELLAQQLNRKEGGAPHEQLSEREFQVFLKLAKGETAGDIAKALSLSVKTVSTYRTRLMEKMSLASNSDLTYYALKNKLID; this is translated from the coding sequence ATGATCAAAGTCGGCATTGTGGATGACCATGCCATCGTGCGCTCGGGCCTCAAGCAGTTCTTCTCCGAGCAGGTCGATCTGCGCGTGGTCGGCGAAGCCGCCAGCGGCCGCGAGGCCATCGACCTGGTGCGAACCACCGAGCTGGACGTGCTGGTGATGGACCTGTCCATGCCGGGCCAGAGCGGCATCGATGCGCTCGGCATGATCCGCGCGAAGGCGCCCGACGTGGGCATCCTGATCCTCTCGGGCTACCCGGAGGAGCATTACGCGATGAACCTGATACGCCAGGGCGCCAGCGGCTACCTGAACAAGGAATGCGAGCCGATGGAGATCGTCAACGCGATCCGCACCATCGCCTTGGGCCGGCGCTACATCTCGCCAGCGGTGGCCGAGCTGCTGGCGCAGCAGCTCAATCGCAAGGAAGGCGGGGCGCCGCACGAGCAGTTGTCCGAACGCGAATTCCAGGTGTTCCTCAAGCTCGCCAAGGGCGAGACCGCGGGCGACATCGCCAAGGCGCTGTCGCTCAGCGTCAAGACCGTCAGCACCTACCGCACGCGGCTGATGGAGAAGATGAGCCTGGCTTCCAACAGCGACCTCACCTACTACGCGCTGAAGAACAAGCTGATCGACTGA
- a CDS encoding AsmA family protein — MGSAAAPQPLRTRRWFKVLLVLAAVCAALVLLIALFPWDLLRGPLNRYVSERTGRHFAITRQLDVKLGRTTRVLMDGVEFANPGWAQDPFLVKAERAEVAVRLLPLLLRRQIVLPSVHLARPQIGLQVEPDGRRTWALGGDTSDEKNVPAIGALRVDEGTLHYVARHNGADIRTRFAIEPGAGASGGQAGGPPMPLRFEAQGRWRDQPFRAEGRTGDVLYLSAPLQQPFPAQVQASIGGTQLHASGSVASLASLEGANVDFRLQGPNLAELYRLVGVTLPDTPRYAVTAQLSRQGEAWQVRGIDARLGDTDLKGELSYERSGPRPLLTGRLQSRLLDFEDLAPVIGLEKEGRGAKPPAPTPAKAPVSAKAAPPADLKAPKAPKDPGRKVLPAAPLDVGRLRAMDADVRVDAARVINAKGLPLDRMGVRVRLHGGVLLLDPLDLGVAGGRLAGMVRIDANAQPAAVQTRLDARGLELGRLVPRSESMRNSFGKIQGQIDLSARGRSVAQLLASADGHLALLMGKGQISNLLLEFAGLDGGEIMKFLVEGDNRVQLRCAATAFDVENGLMTSRALVLDTDDTVFYGGGTINLASEAMDLLIRPYPKDASILSVRSPLRMAGTFGAPQVGLDKGALAGRGALAIALGAINPLLALAATIETGPGHDADCAATLRSAAAPRAEARLDKGPAAAGSDGEPAKRMGAGPGAAGRGKPPAGAGAGTQQAQRPSARTPAQAADAGGIGRPGQPVVP; from the coding sequence ATGGGCAGTGCCGCGGCCCCGCAGCCCCTGCGCACGCGCCGCTGGTTCAAGGTGTTGCTGGTGCTGGCGGCGGTCTGCGCCGCGCTGGTCCTCCTCATCGCGCTGTTCCCCTGGGACTTGCTGCGTGGCCCGCTGAACCGCTACGTCAGCGAAAGGACCGGCCGCCATTTCGCGATCACGCGCCAGCTCGATGTGAAGCTGGGGCGCACCACGCGCGTGCTGATGGACGGGGTCGAGTTCGCCAATCCCGGCTGGGCGCAGGATCCCTTCCTGGTCAAGGCCGAACGCGCCGAGGTGGCGGTGCGACTGCTGCCGCTGCTGCTGCGCCGGCAGATCGTGTTGCCCTCGGTGCACCTGGCGCGGCCGCAGATCGGGCTGCAGGTCGAGCCGGATGGCCGCCGCACCTGGGCGCTGGGAGGCGACACCTCCGACGAGAAGAACGTGCCGGCGATCGGCGCGCTGCGGGTGGACGAGGGCACGCTGCACTACGTCGCCCGGCACAACGGCGCCGATATCCGCACCCGGTTCGCCATCGAGCCCGGCGCGGGCGCCAGTGGCGGACAGGCCGGGGGGCCACCCATGCCCCTGCGCTTCGAGGCGCAGGGCCGCTGGCGCGACCAGCCTTTTCGCGCCGAAGGCCGCACCGGCGACGTGCTGTACCTGAGCGCGCCGTTGCAGCAGCCGTTTCCGGCGCAGGTGCAGGCGAGCATCGGCGGCACGCAGTTGCACGCCAGCGGCAGCGTGGCCAGCCTGGCCAGCCTCGAGGGCGCCAACGTCGATTTCCGCCTGCAAGGCCCCAACCTGGCCGAGTTGTACCGGTTGGTGGGCGTGACCCTGCCCGACACGCCGCGCTATGCGGTCACCGCCCAGTTGTCCAGGCAGGGCGAGGCCTGGCAGGTGCGCGGCATCGACGCCCGGCTCGGCGACACCGACTTGAAGGGCGAGCTGTCGTACGAGCGCTCGGGGCCGCGTCCGCTGTTGACCGGGCGGTTGCAGTCGCGGCTGCTCGATTTCGAGGACCTGGCGCCGGTGATCGGCCTGGAAAAAGAAGGGCGCGGAGCGAAGCCGCCGGCGCCGACCCCGGCCAAGGCTCCGGTGTCGGCGAAAGCCGCGCCGCCCGCAGACCTCAAGGCACCCAAGGCGCCCAAGGACCCGGGCCGCAAGGTGTTGCCGGCGGCGCCGCTGGACGTCGGCCGGCTGCGAGCCATGGACGCGGACGTGCGCGTCGACGCCGCCCGGGTCATCAACGCCAAGGGACTGCCGCTGGACCGCATGGGCGTGCGCGTGCGCCTGCACGGCGGCGTGCTGCTGCTCGACCCGCTGGACCTGGGGGTGGCGGGCGGCCGCCTGGCCGGCATGGTGCGCATCGACGCGAACGCGCAGCCGGCGGCGGTGCAGACCCGGCTCGACGCACGCGGGCTGGAACTGGGCCGGCTGGTGCCGCGCTCGGAATCGATGCGCAACAGCTTCGGCAAGATCCAGGGCCAGATCGACCTGTCGGCACGCGGCCGCTCGGTGGCGCAGTTGCTGGCCAGCGCCGACGGCCACTTGGCGCTGCTGATGGGCAAGGGGCAGATCAGCAACCTGCTGCTCGAATTCGCCGGCCTGGACGGCGGCGAGATCATGAAATTCCTCGTCGAGGGCGACAACCGGGTGCAACTGCGCTGCGCGGCCACCGCCTTCGATGTCGAGAACGGCCTGATGACGTCGCGCGCGCTGGTGCTGGACACCGACGACACCGTGTTCTACGGCGGCGGCACCATCAACCTGGCGAGCGAGGCCATGGACCTGTTGATCCGGCCCTATCCGAAGGACGCCAGCATCCTCAGCGTGCGTTCGCCGCTGCGCATGGCGGGCACCTTCGGCGCACCCCAGGTCGGCCTCGACAAGGGCGCGCTGGCCGGCCGCGGCGCTTTGGCGATCGCGCTGGGTGCCATCAATCCGCTGCTGGCGCTGGCCGCCACCATCGAGACCGGTCCCGGCCACGATGCCGACTGCGCGGCCACGCTGCGGTCGGCCGCGGCGCCGCGCGCCGAAGCCCGGCTGGACAAGGGGCCGGCAGCCGCCGGCAGCGATGGCGAGCCCGCCAAGCGCATGGGGGCAGGGCCGGGGGCGGCGGGCCGTGGCAAGCCGCCGGCCGGTGCGGGTGCCGGTACGCAGCAGGCCCAGCGGCCGTCCGCGCGCACGCCGGCGCAGGCGGCCGATGCCGGCGGCATCGGGCGGCCCGGCCAGCCGGTCGTTCCCTAG
- a CDS encoding Bug family tripartite tricarboxylate transporter substrate binding protein, whose translation MGLRQLLAGLLLAAVAAWVPSARAQDKPPLKILVGFPPGGSADVIARLVGDAIRDDFGSVVVENRPGAGGRIALNAVKAARPDGHTVIILPSGPMVLFPHVYRKLDYDPVKDFTPVSQLAVFQFGVVSGPASGAKSVAEMLAKAKADPKGATYGSPGLGTLPHFMGVLMEQSTGVPFTHVPFQGGAPANNALVGGHIGYKFDVVSETAELHRSGKVRIVAVTGPQRDPQVPEVPTLKESGVDMVATAWFAMYAPAGIPPEALAHLERSVAKAVKSPALRERFLKLGYEPVGSTSAELAAAQRADLARWEKPIKATGVVLD comes from the coding sequence ATGGGCCTGAGACAACTGCTTGCGGGCCTGCTGCTGGCCGCCGTGGCCGCCTGGGTCCCTTCCGCCCGGGCCCAGGACAAGCCCCCGCTCAAGATCCTCGTGGGCTTCCCGCCCGGCGGGTCCGCCGACGTGATCGCCCGGCTGGTGGGCGATGCGATCCGCGACGACTTCGGCAGCGTCGTGGTGGAGAACCGGCCCGGCGCCGGCGGCCGCATCGCGCTCAACGCCGTCAAGGCGGCCAGGCCCGACGGGCACACCGTGATCATCCTGCCCAGCGGGCCGATGGTGCTGTTCCCCCACGTCTACCGCAAGCTCGATTACGACCCGGTGAAGGACTTCACCCCGGTGTCGCAGCTGGCGGTGTTCCAGTTCGGCGTGGTATCGGGGCCGGCCAGCGGCGCGAAGTCGGTGGCCGAGATGCTGGCCAAGGCCAAGGCCGACCCGAAAGGCGCGACCTACGGCTCGCCCGGCCTGGGCACGCTGCCGCACTTCATGGGCGTGCTGATGGAGCAGAGCACCGGCGTGCCCTTCACCCACGTGCCGTTCCAGGGCGGCGCGCCGGCCAACAACGCGCTGGTGGGCGGCCACATCGGCTACAAGTTCGACGTGGTGTCGGAGACCGCCGAGCTGCACCGCAGCGGCAAGGTCCGCATCGTCGCCGTCACCGGGCCCCAGCGCGATCCACAGGTACCCGAGGTGCCCACCCTGAAGGAATCGGGCGTGGACATGGTCGCCACCGCCTGGTTCGCCATGTATGCGCCGGCCGGCATTCCGCCCGAGGCGCTGGCCCACCTGGAGCGCTCGGTGGCCAAGGCAGTGAAGTCGCCGGCCCTGCGCGAGCGCTTCCTCAAGCTCGGCTACGAGCCGGTCGGCTCGACCTCGGCCGAACTCGCGGCGGCGCAGCGCGCCGACCTCGCCCGCTGGGAAAAGCCGATCAAGGCCACCGGCGTCGTGCTCGACTGA
- a CDS encoding response regulator produces the protein MELKAFIVEDNATIRENLIGALEELASIKVLGWAETESDARGWLSQPGAAWDLAIVDLFLKQGSGLGILDALRGRRPGQRVVVLSNYATTDMRKRCSQLGADAVFDKSNEIDALIDYCMQQSHARA, from the coding sequence GTGGAACTGAAAGCCTTCATCGTCGAAGACAACGCAACGATCCGCGAGAACCTGATCGGCGCGCTGGAGGAACTGGCCTCGATCAAGGTGCTCGGGTGGGCCGAAACGGAAAGCGACGCCCGCGGCTGGCTGTCGCAGCCCGGCGCGGCCTGGGACCTGGCCATCGTGGACCTGTTCCTCAAGCAAGGCAGCGGGCTGGGCATCCTCGACGCGCTGCGCGGGCGGCGGCCCGGCCAGCGGGTGGTGGTGCTGTCCAATTACGCCACCACGGACATGCGCAAGCGCTGCTCGCAACTGGGCGCCGACGCGGTGTTCGACAAGTCCAACGAGATCGACGCGCTGATCGACTACTGCATGCAGCAGTCGCATGCGCGCGCATGA
- a CDS encoding CHASE3 domain-containing protein has protein sequence MVEHSKGLPATAISLLLAVLAACVLIGINEAGYNRSRAELDSMAGEVRARTAINRLLQLVVDAETGSRGFLLTGDARYLEPYNAAVADIGQGLETLQVAYAGAPEESVIIGQLTRNVQRKLAEMELSVNMRKQGKEDAWKFVLLSDIGKQQMDAIREQAGRLIQSTALRIDASQAQVRASLLYARIGIGVVTLAALLAFWLYLRQGAALKAAGERQQQVLQQERDLLERQVRERTATLAELATHLQQVREDERGHLARELHDELGALLTAAKLDVARLKSRLGGQPAEVGQRLQHLTDTLNSGIALKRRIIEDLRPSALANLGLTASLEILAREFSERSGIDVAASLEPVELDASDQLTVYRLVQESFTNMAKYAHAKHAQVSVHGYDNHVEVAVRDDGRGFDPAQARPSSHGLAGMRHRVEAAGGKLTVSTRPGNGTRVVAVLPRRAGA, from the coding sequence ATGGTCGAGCACTCGAAAGGACTACCGGCGACGGCGATCAGCCTGCTGCTCGCGGTTCTGGCGGCCTGCGTACTGATCGGCATCAACGAGGCCGGCTACAACCGCTCGCGCGCCGAGCTCGACAGCATGGCGGGCGAAGTGCGGGCGCGCACCGCGATCAACCGCCTGCTGCAGCTGGTGGTCGACGCCGAGACCGGCTCGCGCGGCTTCCTGCTCACCGGCGATGCGCGCTACCTCGAGCCCTACAACGCCGCCGTGGCCGACATCGGCCAGGGCCTGGAGACGCTGCAGGTGGCGTACGCCGGCGCGCCCGAGGAGTCGGTGATCATCGGCCAGCTCACCCGCAACGTGCAGCGCAAGCTGGCCGAGATGGAACTGTCGGTGAACATGCGCAAGCAGGGCAAGGAGGACGCCTGGAAGTTCGTGCTGCTCAGCGACATCGGCAAGCAGCAGATGGACGCCATCCGCGAGCAGGCCGGCCGCCTGATCCAGTCGACGGCGCTGCGCATCGACGCCAGTCAGGCGCAGGTGCGCGCCTCGCTGCTGTATGCCCGCATAGGCATCGGCGTCGTCACGCTGGCGGCACTGCTCGCGTTCTGGCTGTACCTGCGACAGGGCGCCGCGCTGAAGGCGGCCGGCGAGCGCCAGCAGCAGGTGCTGCAGCAGGAGCGCGACCTGCTGGAGCGGCAGGTGCGCGAACGCACCGCCACCCTGGCCGAACTGGCCACGCACCTGCAGCAGGTGCGCGAGGACGAACGCGGCCACCTCGCGCGCGAACTGCACGACGAGCTGGGCGCGCTGCTCACCGCCGCCAAGCTCGATGTCGCGCGGCTGAAGTCGCGCCTGGGCGGCCAGCCGGCCGAGGTCGGCCAGCGGCTGCAGCACCTGACCGACACGCTCAACAGCGGCATCGCGCTGAAGCGCCGCATCATCGAGGACCTGCGGCCGTCGGCGCTGGCCAACCTGGGGCTGACGGCCTCGCTGGAGATCCTGGCGCGCGAGTTCTCCGAACGGTCCGGCATCGACGTGGCCGCCAGCCTGGAGCCGGTGGAACTCGATGCGTCCGACCAGCTCACGGTCTACCGGCTGGTGCAGGAGTCATTCACCAACATGGCCAAGTACGCGCACGCGAAGCACGCGCAGGTGAGCGTGCACGGCTACGACAACCACGTCGAAGTGGCGGTGCGGGACGACGGCCGCGGGTTCGATCCGGCGCAGGCGCGGCCGTCCAGCCACGGGCTGGCGGGCATGCGCCACCGGGTCGAGGCTGCCGGCGGCAAGCTCACGGTGAGCACCCGGCCCGGCAACGGCACCCGCGTGGTGGCCGTGCTGCCGCGCCGGGCCGGCGCCTGA
- a CDS encoding S41 family peptidase: MGHKLKIAGWVSVGALAGALTTVSLQTVARASLAPLPLEELQQLAAVFGMVKSDYVEPVDDKKLITDAISGMVASLDPHSQYFDKKSFKEFREGTSGRFVGVGIEITQEDGLVKVVSPIEGSPAFRAGLKTNDLITKVDDSMVKGLTLSEAVKKMRGEPGTKVTLTIFRKDENRSFPVTITREEIKTVSVKGKVLEPGYGWIRLSQFQERTVEDFVRKVDEIYKAEPNLKGLVLDLRNDPGGLLDAAVAISAAFLPENVTVVSTNGQLAESKFVYKASPEFYQRRAGPDPLRRLPAALKNVPLVVLVNEGSASASEIVAGALQDHKRAAILGSQTFGKGSVQTVRPLGPDTGLKLTTARYYTPSGKSIQARGIVPDVLIDESEEGNLFSLLRTREADLEKHLGNGQGPEAKDPALEKRREEARKRAEEEARKPASERKLPEYGVLEKDFQLVQALNQLKGRPVLVSKTQVIENKNEKKEQ; the protein is encoded by the coding sequence ATGGGCCACAAACTCAAGATTGCCGGCTGGGTTTCCGTCGGGGCGTTGGCCGGTGCCCTGACCACCGTCTCGCTGCAGACCGTCGCACGCGCTTCGTTGGCTCCGCTGCCGCTGGAAGAACTGCAGCAGCTGGCCGCCGTCTTCGGCATGGTCAAGAGCGACTACGTCGAGCCGGTCGACGACAAGAAGCTGATCACCGACGCCATCTCCGGCATGGTGGCCAGCCTCGACCCGCATTCGCAGTACTTCGACAAGAAGTCGTTCAAGGAATTCCGCGAGGGCACCTCCGGCCGCTTCGTCGGCGTCGGCATCGAGATCACCCAGGAAGACGGGCTGGTCAAGGTGGTGTCGCCGATCGAGGGTTCGCCCGCCTTCCGCGCCGGCCTCAAGACCAATGACCTGATCACCAAGGTCGACGACAGCATGGTCAAGGGGCTGACGCTGTCCGAGGCCGTCAAGAAGATGCGGGGCGAGCCCGGCACCAAGGTGACGCTGACCATCTTCCGCAAGGACGAGAACCGCAGCTTCCCCGTCACCATCACGCGCGAGGAGATCAAGACCGTCTCGGTCAAGGGCAAGGTGCTCGAGCCGGGCTACGGCTGGATCCGCCTGTCGCAGTTCCAGGAACGCACGGTCGAGGACTTCGTGCGCAAGGTCGACGAGATCTACAAGGCCGAGCCCAACCTCAAGGGGCTGGTGCTGGACCTGCGCAACGACCCGGGCGGCCTGCTCGACGCGGCGGTGGCGATCTCGGCGGCGTTCCTGCCCGAGAACGTGACCGTGGTGTCCACCAACGGCCAGCTGGCCGAGAGCAAGTTCGTCTACAAGGCCTCGCCCGAGTTCTACCAGCGCCGCGCCGGCCCCGACCCGCTGCGCCGGTTGCCGGCGGCGCTGAAGAACGTGCCGCTGGTGGTGCTGGTCAACGAAGGCTCGGCCTCGGCCAGCGAGATCGTCGCCGGCGCCCTGCAGGATCACAAGCGCGCCGCCATCCTGGGCAGCCAGACCTTCGGCAAGGGCTCGGTGCAGACCGTGCGTCCGCTCGGCCCCGACACCGGGCTGAAGCTGACCACGGCGCGCTACTACACGCCCAGCGGCAAGTCGATCCAGGCGCGCGGCATCGTGCCCGACGTGCTGATCGACGAAAGCGAGGAAGGCAACCTGTTCTCGCTGCTGCGCACGCGCGAGGCCGACCTCGAGAAGCACCTGGGCAATGGCCAGGGCCCGGAGGCGAAGGATCCCGCGCTGGAAAAGCGCCGCGAGGAAGCCCGCAAGCGGGCCGAGGAGGAAGCCCGCAAGCCGGCATCGGAGCGCAAGCTGCCCGAATACGGCGTGCTGGAAAAGGACTTCCAGCTGGTGCAGGCGCTCAACCAGCTCAAGGGCCGGCCGGTGCTCGTGAGCAAGACCCAGGTGATCGAGAACAAGAACGAGAAGAAGGAGCAGTGA
- a CDS encoding BON domain-containing protein, whose protein sequence is MAFLLNPALAAGAAALLLSLGGCKPVSDGPDARDRAEPVAQRTSTGTAPRQAERPAGADGDEADPRTSTMGAASSAALPPAVPGALPPPAGGRAPDPQITAGVRAQLAADAELRTVRIDVDTRDGIVTLSGSVPTAAMRARAGEIAHAVRGVRRVNDQLTLASG, encoded by the coding sequence ATGGCTTTTCTGCTGAACCCGGCCCTGGCCGCTGGCGCGGCCGCCCTGCTGCTGTCACTGGGCGGTTGCAAGCCCGTGTCCGATGGGCCCGATGCGCGTGATCGGGCCGAACCGGTTGCGCAGCGCACCTCGACCGGCACGGCGCCTCGCCAGGCCGAACGGCCGGCCGGCGCCGATGGCGACGAGGCCGACCCGCGCACCAGCACCATGGGCGCGGCGTCCTCGGCGGCGCTGCCGCCGGCCGTGCCGGGGGCGTTGCCGCCACCGGCCGGCGGCCGGGCGCCCGATCCGCAGATCACCGCCGGAGTGAGGGCCCAGCTGGCGGCCGACGCGGAACTGCGCACCGTGCGCATCGACGTGGACACGCGCGACGGCATCGTCACGCTCAGCGGCTCGGTGCCGACCGCCGCGATGCGGGCGCGCGCCGGCGAAATCGCGCACGCCGTCAGGGGCGTGCGGCGCGTGAACGACCAGCTCACGCTGGCCAGCGGCTGA
- a CDS encoding MarR family winged helix-turn-helix transcriptional regulator, which produces MAQRLGQPTALDDLLLYRLARLLATAGSMVIRLCEGRFGITRREWRLLAILARQPGLMSSQLAERAQLDRARTSRAVTSLVAKQLVLRQPGPADRREARLALTARGQQVYAELFPLVAAINREMLDVLDPEHLEALDASLVALQARAESMVAAAVLPKADRRRGGRPPRLLG; this is translated from the coding sequence GTGGCGCAACGCCTGGGCCAGCCAACGGCGCTCGACGACCTGCTGCTCTACCGTCTCGCGCGGCTGCTGGCCACGGCCGGCAGCATGGTGATCCGGCTGTGCGAAGGCCGCTTCGGCATCACCCGGCGCGAATGGCGGCTGCTGGCCATTCTGGCCCGCCAGCCGGGGCTGATGTCCTCGCAGCTTGCCGAGCGCGCCCAGCTCGACCGCGCACGCACATCGCGGGCGGTGACCTCGCTGGTGGCCAAGCAACTGGTGCTGCGGCAACCCGGCCCGGCCGACCGGCGCGAAGCCCGGCTGGCCCTGACTGCGCGCGGCCAGCAGGTGTATGCCGAGCTGTTCCCGCTGGTGGCCGCCATCAATCGCGAGATGCTGGACGTGCTGGACCCCGAGCACCTGGAGGCACTGGACGCGTCGCTGGTCGCCCTGCAGGCACGCGCGGAGTCGATGGTGGCGGCCGCGGTCCTGCCCAAGGCCGACCGGCGCCGCGGCGGCCGCCCGCCCCGCCTGCTGGGTTGA